Genomic DNA from Candidatus Krumholzibacteriia bacterium:
GACCGGTGTCGCGTCGTGCGGATCGGCCAGGGCCTCTCGCAGGCGAACCTCGAGCGAGTCCCGCGGAGCCACACCGAGGTCGTGCCAACGCAGACCCTCGCGATCGACCACGAACGAGAACCGATGCATCCGGTGCGCCGAGTCCGGTGTGACGAGCCAACCGATCAGGGCAGTGCGGGGTGGAAGATCACGGGCCAGTGCGTCCGGGGCGACGGGTTCGCCGCCCAGTCCCTCCTCGGCCAGTCGCCCCACGTGCGCTTCCCACGCCGACCACGCACGATGCTCGTCTCCGCGGCGCAGGTAGAGCCCGGCCAGCTGGCCCCAGGGCGAGGTGAAGGCCGTGGCTCGCAGGAGGTCGCGCCCGCCGCGCATCCACACCGCGTCGTAGATCGCGGCCGCGCGTTCGAGCGACGCGATCGCGGTCTCGAGATCGCCTTCGATCGCCCGGCACCGCGCCGCACCGCGCAGGGGCTCGATCCGATCGGCGTGGTCGGGGCCGGAGTTCGCCACCACGACCCGGTCGGCGTCCTGGTACGCAGCATGGGCCGCCTGTACGCGGCCGTTGGCGAGCTTCCAGTCGGCGAAGGTGAGCAACGCCCGCACGCGCCGCGGGTCGTTCGCGCCGCCCGAACGTTCGACGATGTCGAGGGCCTGTTCGAGGACCACCGTGGTGACGATGGAATCACGCCCGTCACGGTAGAGCAAAGCGAGGTTCTGCAGCATGGACGCGACACGCGGGTGCTGGTTGCCGTAGAGCGAACGATAGGTGTCGAGGGCCTCTTCGTGGAGACGCTCGGCTTCGGCGTCGTGTCCCAGTCCCTGGTCGACGAGCGCACGCAGGGCGGTGTGGCGCGCGCGGTGCGGGTGCGCCGGAGGCAACGAATCCAGCTCCACCGCGGCGGTGTCGAGCGAAGCCGCCGCGCCCATCCAGTCGCGCTGTTCGATCTGGACCCGGGCGAGGCCCTCGCGCGCGAGAGCGGTGTCGACCGGTCGGCCCTCCCCGCCGAAGAGTGCGACCGCACGTTCGAGGGCCCGGCGCGCCCCGTGCAGGTCCCGCTGACGGAAGCGCGCGGCTCCGAGGTCGAACCACAGCCGGGGGTCGGTGTCGTGCCCGTTCCCGAGCGCCAGTTCGAATTCCTCGACAGCACGGTCGACGTCGCCCTCGCGGAAGGCTTCCCGCGCCGTGTCCACCCCGATCAGTCCTGCGGCCAGCACCGCGACCAGACCGACCCACCCCGCGTTCACGAGACCTCGCCCTCTACCTTCAGTGTCGTGCGTAACTGCCTCAGGCAACGGTGCATGTGCACGCGCAGCGTCGACGCCGCCCGCCCCGTGCGCGCGGCGATCTGATCGTAGCGTTGTCCCTCGTGGAAATGCCATTGGATGAGGTCGCGGCACAGCGGTCGCAGCGACGCGACCGCCTTCCGCACCGCCTCGAGCGTCCGCTCGCGATGGATCTCGTCGAGGGGGTGTTCGGCCTCGAGCGGAATCGACTCGTGCAGCTCCTGCTGCCAGCGCCGGCGCCGGAAGTGGTCGATGCACCGCGCGGTGGTGATGGTCCGCACGAAGCCGTCGAGGGTCGAGTCGAGGTCGAAGCCGTCGCGGGTGCACGCGGCCCAGAGCTGGGCGATCGACTCCTGGACCAGATCGTCGCGCTCGGCGGGATCCAGCCCGAAGGCACGTCGCGCCACGGTCTCGCGCGCGATGGCCGTCAGCGCGCGGGCGGTTCCTTCGTCACCGGAAAGAAAGAGACGGAGACGATGGCGATCGGCATCGCGGTCGGGGGCGGAAGGCACGGGTTTTTCTCGCGATCCTCATGTGGCGGGAGCCACCTGCGACACAGTAGTCCGACACCCTCCGAGGTTCAAGCCCCGACGTTCTTTCCGCAGTGCGGAACATTCTTCCTCCTGCGTGTAAACACGCA
This window encodes:
- a CDS encoding sigma-70 family RNA polymerase sigma factor is translated as MPSAPDRDADRHRLRLFLSGDEGTARALTAIARETVARRAFGLDPAERDDLVQESIAQLWAACTRDGFDLDSTLDGFVRTITTARCIDHFRRRRWQQELHESIPLEAEHPLDEIHRERTLEAVRKAVASLRPLCRDLIQWHFHEGQRYDQIAARTGRAASTLRVHMHRCLRQLRTTLKVEGEVS
- a CDS encoding CHAT domain-containing tetratricopeptide repeat protein, whose protein sequence is MNAGWVGLVAVLAAGLIGVDTAREAFREGDVDRAVEEFELALGNGHDTDPRLWFDLGAARFRQRDLHGARRALERAVALFGGEGRPVDTALAREGLARVQIEQRDWMGAAASLDTAAVELDSLPPAHPHRARHTALRALVDQGLGHDAEAERLHEEALDTYRSLYGNQHPRVASMLQNLALLYRDGRDSIVTTVVLEQALDIVERSGGANDPRRVRALLTFADWKLANGRVQAAHAAYQDADRVVVANSGPDHADRIEPLRGAARCRAIEGDLETAIASLERAAAIYDAVWMRGGRDLLRATAFTSPWGQLAGLYLRRGDEHRAWSAWEAHVGRLAEEGLGGEPVAPDALARDLPPRTALIGWLVTPDSAHRMHRFSFVVDREGLRWHDLGVAPRDSLEVRLREALADPHDATPVRELGRDVLARWFGPAAADLDDVDHLYLVPTDDLLGVPVAALPTDDGGWFGDRWTTAVVPSATVLARSSEQAVRTRSVRSLLAVADPDFGSGPPADTRLDPDLVLREDRQVVLRGVAAGNGDARPHLPRLRGTREEVEALRAWFDRSSVLTGAEADEPSLRRAVGRGVGFDVVHLATHALIDPVAPERSALVLTGHGGGGSGRDDGLLVLREILDEWDLDTELVTLSACETGLGRATTTEGLLGFPFAFLRAGARSVLVSQWKVADRATAHFMRSFYEAWLGTAGMSRAEALRHARIATRTWRNAAGRTPWDDPAFWAAFVLVEGGSGS